One Microtus pennsylvanicus isolate mMicPen1 chromosome 3, mMicPen1.hap1, whole genome shotgun sequence DNA window includes the following coding sequences:
- the Vsig10l2 gene encoding V-set and immunoglobulin domain-containing protein 10-like 2 yields the protein MLDLSAHHRPFCCQLLVLFCLLHPGASDQPHSTSNNPGEEALSIQGVRGSSVELDCRPGPAPVAVLWSFTPLGSLALQPVAVTNGASSRVESRAKALGVVSLRNSSLVIEELRESARGHFLCQTLLVSDGQVHTTYLYLTLAVLVPVSKPRVHLSDPSPIEGGSVVVTCAVREGTEPLTFSWRHHTPQRPEEVLVGLSEPRLQLDPVNRTHLGWYRCSASNAINQLSSDGAFLDVIYGPDKPVITVEPLGFTEDGFWASEREEVTLSCLAASNPPSHYVWFRDDSQVHFGPTYIIARASRTHTGLYTCLAHNSHLDIHTQSTVQLTIYYPPKGQPSCAVLPTLGVVTLLCTWSGGFPKAQLHWEGPQGIGPTAPNNVTWSYTATGLPNGSIFTCMGQHPTLAKPILCRVTLWEPPRSPTCGTTATVGDQFIMLSCEWPGGEPPAMLSWLDEHQQSLGEPSSSPAVYLLQAQSDLAGREFTCRGSHPLKGPGSHCRLRLEAPQLAVAEPRVSVLEGEEAWLGCALQQGTPPARLLWLGPQQQPLEQSAYGFILHPEGTHLRLQVRDADPAHHRGTYQCVAHNAVGNSSQSVLLEVLRYPAPPNVTISRLTYRRQRREVQLQWAIYGPGNLTGFLVQQRASVSSSEAGAWEVAASDIEPESRDRRLGGLDPGVLYAFRILAMNHHTAGHPSEVKTPVDPAFSAYPAVLGAAGTGMVVALAISLLVFQYAARHPHTFPYLSRLLVPMEHRQHQRRSRESTEAPAGTETATTTSSSDPVQESTEAPVKVTLTVTATPVQ from the exons ATGCTGGATTTGAGTGCCCATCACAGACCTTTCTGCTGCCAGCTCCTGGTACTCTTCTGCCTACTGCATCCAGGAGCCTCAG ACCAACCCCACTCAACCTCCAACAACCCTGGAGAGGAGGCTTTGTCTATCCAAGGAGTGCGGGGCAGCTCTGTGGAACTAGACTGCCGTCCTGGGCCAGCCCCAGTGGCGGTCCTTTGGAGCTTCACTCCTCTGGGCTCCCTGGCTCTTCAACCTGTGGCAGTCACCAACGGAGCCTCTTCGAGAGTGGAGTCCAGGGCGAAAGCTCTGGGAGTCGTGAGTCTGAGAAACAGCAGCCTGGTGATAGAGGAGCTCCGAGAGAGTGCCCGTGGCCACTTCCTATGCCAGACCCTGCTTGTATCCGATGGCCAAGTCCACACCACCTATTTGTATCTTACACTGGCCGTGCTGG TGCCTGTGTCCAAGCCTCGGGTGCACCTGAGTGACCCATCCCCAATAGAAGGCGGCTCCGTGGTGGTCACATGTGCCGTGAGGGAGGGCACAGAGCCATTGACCTTCTCCTGGCGCCATCACACACCCCAAAGACCTGAGGAGGTCCTGGTGGGCCTTTCAGAGCCCAGGCTCCAGCTAGATCCAGTCAACCGGACCCACCTTGGCTGGTACAGGTGCAGTGCCAGCAATGCAATCAACCAGCTGAGCAGCGATGGGGCCTTCCTAGATGTCATCT ATGGTCCAGACAAGCCTGTGATCACTGTGGAGCCCCTGGGATTCACTGAGGACGGGTTCTGGGCCAGTGAGAGGGAAGAGGTGACCCTGAGCTGCCTTGCTGCATCCAATCCTCCTAGTCACTATGTGTGGTTCCGTGATGACTCTCAGGTCCACTTtggacccacctacatcattgcCAGAGCTAGCCGCACCCACACAGGCCTGTACACCTGCCTGGCCCACAACAGCCACCTAGATATCCACACCCAGTCCACTGTCCAGCTCACCATCTACT ATCCCCCCAAAGGACAGCCCTCCTGTGCTGTGCTCCCCACCCTTGGGGTTGTGACTCTGCTCTGCACCTGGTCTGGGGGTTTTCCAAAAGCCCAGCTTCACTGGGAAGGGCCCCAAGGGATTGGCCCGACTGCCCCCAACAATGTCACCTGGAGCTATACAGCCACTGGACTTCCGAATGGCAGCATCTTCACCTGCATGGGACAGCACCCAACCCTGGCCAAGCCCATCCTCTGCAGGGTCACTCTCT GGGAACCTCCCAGGAGCCCCACCTGTGGGACCACAGCCACAGTAGGTGACCAGTTCATCATGCTGAGCTGTGAGTGGCCTGGAGGTGAACCTCCTGCCATGCTGAGCTGGCTGGACGAACATCAGCAGTCCCTGGGTGAGCCCAGCTCTTCTCCAGCTGTCTACCTCCTACAGGCTCAGAGCGatctggcaggcagagagtttACCTGCCGGGGCTCTCACCCACTCAAAGGCCCTGGTTCCCACTGCCGGCTAAGGCTAG AAGCCCCACAGCTGGCAGTGGCTGAACCCCGAGTGTCGGTGCTAGAGGGAGAAGAGGCCTGGCTGGGCTGTGCTCTCCAGCAGGGCACACCACCTGCTCGGCTCCTCTGGCTCGGGCCCCAGCAACAGCCTTTGGAACAAAGTGCTTATGGATTCATTCTACACCCCGAGGGTACCCACCTGCGTCTTCAAGTCCGAGATGCTGACCCAGCACACCACAGGGGCACCTACCAGTGTGTGGCCCACAATGCCGTGGGCAATAGCAGCCAGAGTGTGCTGCTGGAGGTCCTGA GGTATCCAGCCCCTCCCAATGTCACCATCAGCCGCCTGACCTACAGGCGACAACGGAGAGAGGTGCAGCTGCAGTGGGCCATCTACGGCCCCGGAAACCTGACGGGCTTCCTGGTACAGCAGAGGGCCAGTGTCTCCAGCTCAGAGGCTGGTGCTTGGGAGGTAGCCGCTAGTGACATCGAGCCAGAGAGCAGGGACCGGCGTCTGGGAGGGCTGGACCCAGGAGTTCTTTACGCCTTCCGCATCCTGGCTATGAACCACCACACCGCAGGACATCCTTCGGAGGTGAAGACGCCAG TGGACCCTGCCTTCAGTGCCTACCCCGCTGTACTGGGTGCTGCAGGCACAGGAATGGTGGTGGCATTGGCGATCTCTCTGCTGGTGTTCCAGTATGCTGCTCGGCACCCACACACTTTCCCCT ACCTCAGCCGCTTGCTTGTTCCCAT GGAGCACAGGCAGCATCAGAGGAGATCCAGGGAAAGCACTGAGGCACCAGCAG GCACTGAAACAGCAACTACCACCTCAAGTTCAGACCCTGTGCAAGAATCCACTGAGGCACCAGTGAAAGTCACCCTCACGGTGACTGCAACACCAGTTCAATGA